One Bufo gargarizans isolate SCDJY-AF-19 chromosome 4, ASM1485885v1, whole genome shotgun sequence DNA window includes the following coding sequences:
- the FLRT3 gene encoding leucine-rich repeat transmembrane protein FLRT3 — MTMSAETWNFLVTWTQLLLLLRMAPHYVSAKSCPSLCRCDGGFIYCNDRDLTSIPSGIPEDATTLYLQNNQINNAGIPSDLRGLEKVERIYLYRNSLDEFPINLPKNVKELHLQENNIRTITYDALAQIPAIEELHLDDNSVSAVSIEDGAFRDNVYLRLLFLSRNHLSTIPWGLPRTIEELRLDDNRISTIAEISLQDLTNLKRLVLDGNLLNNNGLGERVFMNLINLTELSLVRNSLTSPPANLPGTNLKKLYLQENHMNYVPPNAFADLTQLYRLDMSNNNLTSLPQGIFDDLDNLTQLFLRNNPWYCGCKMKWVRDWLQSLPSKVNVRGLMCQAPERVRGMTIKDLNKELFDCKDRINTKPVYITTTTMLNTLLPAQGQRPVSVTKLPEIKPPDLNKIYRTTPIPVRKIITINVKSVTVDTIHISWKISLPMKSLRLSWQLGHSPVFGSITETIVTGDRTEYLLTALEPESPYRICMVPMETENFFLLDETPVCIETETAPLKMYNPTTTLNREQEKEPYKNSSLPLAAIIGGAVALVAISLLALVCWYVHRNGSLFSRNCAYSKGRRRKDDYAEAGTKKDNSILEIRETSFQMIPINSEPMSKEEFILHTIFPSNGVTLYKTSHSESSSNRSYRDSGIPDSDHSHS; from the coding sequence ATGACCATGAGTGCTGAAACCTGGAACTTTCTTGTCACTTGGACCCAATTACTGTTACTACTTCGGATGGCGCCACATTATGTCAGTGCCAAATCCTGCCCTTCATTATGCCGCTGTGATGGAGGCTTCATTTATTGCAATGATAGAGACTTGACATCTATTCCCTCGGGGATACCAGAGGATGCTACAACTCTGTACCTTCAAAATAATCAGATCAACAATGCGGGGATACCATCTGACTTGAGAGGCTTGGAGAAAGTGGAGAGAATCTATTTATATCGGAACAGTCTAGATGAGTTTCCAATTAACCTCCCCAAAAATGTTAAAGAGTTGCATCTGCAGGAGAACAATATTCGGACTATTACCTATGATGCACTTGCACAGATTCCTGCTATTGAAGAGCTTCATCTTGATGATAATTCTGTGTCTGCAGTGAGCATTGAGGATGGTGCATTCAGAGACAATGTCTATCTCCGACTTCTATTCCTTTCACGAAACCACCTAAGCACAATACCCTGGGGTCTGCCTCGCACCATTGAGGAGCTGCGTTTGGATGATAATCGCATTTCTACTATTGCAGAAATCTCTTTGCAAGACCTTACAAATCTAAAGCGTCTAGTTTTGGATGGAAATCTCTTAAACAATAATGGCCTTGGGGAAAGAGTCTTTATGAACCTGATTAATTTGACAGAACTCTCATTAGTTCGAAATTCCTTAACATCTCCTCCTGCAAATCTGCCAGGCACAAACCTGAAAAAGCTTTATCTTCAGGAGAACCACATGAACTATGTGCCACCCAACGCATTTGCTGATCTGACCCAACTTTATCGGCTTGATATGTCCAACAACAACCTAACGTCTTTACCTCAGGGCATTTTCGATGACCTGGATAATTTGACACAGTTATTCCTACGTAATAATCCATGGTATTGTGGTTGCAAGATGAAATGGGTCCGTGACTGGCTGCAGTCTTTGCCTTCCAAAGTTAATGTCCGTGGACTGATGTGCCAGGCACCAGAACGTGTGAGAGGGATGACTATCAAAGACCTTAACAAAGAGCTGTTTGATTGTAAGGACCGAATTAATACAAAGCCAGTCTACATCACAACAACAACTATGTTAAATACATTGCTTCCGGCACAAGGGCAACGTCCAGTATCTGTGACCAAACTGCCGGAGATTAAGCCGCCTGACCTCAACAAAATTTACAGAACCACTCCAATACCAGTCAGGAAAATTATCACCATCAATGTGAAATCTGTCACTGTTGATACCATTCACATTTCTTGGAAAATTTCCTTACCGATGAAGTCACTAAGACTGAGCTGGCAATTGGGTCACAGTCCAGTTTTTGGGTCTATAACAGAGACAATCGTCACTGGTGACAGAACAGAATACCTGTTGACTGCTCTCGAGCCAGAGTCTCCATACCGTATATGTATGGTTCCCATGGAAACCGAAAATTTCTTCTTACTGGATGAAACCCCTGTGTGTATCGAAACAGAGACTGCTCCACTTAAAATGTACAACCCAACCACAACATTAAACAGAGAGCAGGAGAAGGAGCCTTATAAAAATTCAAGCTTGCCCCTGGCCGCCATCATAGGTGGAGCTGTGGCGCTGGTGGCAATCTCACTCCTTGCACTGGTCTGCTGGTATGTTCATCGGAACGGTTCCCTCTTTTCCAGGAACTGTGCCTACAGCAAGGGTCGGAGAAGAAAAGATGACTATGCAGAGGCAGGGACGAAAAAGGACAACTCCATTTTAGAAATCAGGGAGACCTCTTTTCAGATGATACCAATAAATAGTGAACCAATGTCCAAGGAGGAGTTTATTTTGCACACTATATTTCCATCTAATGGAGTAACCTTGTACAAAACCAGTCACAGTGAAAGCAGCAGTAACAGAAGCTACAGAGACAGTGGTATACCAGATTCTGACCATTCACATTCATGA